The sequence GGGTCGAGCAATCTGCCGCTTGAGGCAAGCGGAATCGGTTCACGCAGATGGCTCAGGCTAATCGGGCTCTCTTGTGAAGACGGATCTTCACTGGACCCTTGATGAACGGCATCGATATAAAGCAAAAGAAAGCATCGTTAGTCAGCTAAGTTAACTCACCTGGCATTACGGTGTGAAGAGAACAAAAAAGCCCTGCAATGCAGGGCTCGATCAGTCAAAAAAGAAGCTTAGCTCAATAGCGATTGGGCTCCATTTCCAAATCAACCTTGAAGCGCTGGGCGATGTCCTGTTGGATCCGTTGCGCCAGGTTGGAAATCTCTAACCCCGTGGCGCCGCCGTAGTTGACCAATACCAGAGCCTGCAAGCGATGCACGCCGGCATCACCCTCGCGAAAGCCTTTCCAGCCAGCCTTGTCGATCAACCAGCCGGCGGCCAATTTCATCTGCCCGTCCGCCTGAGGGTAAGCCACCAGATCCGGGTACAAGCCCTGCAACTCGGCAGCCAGCACCTGGGAAACCAGTGGGTTCTTGAAGAAACTGCCCGCATTGCCCAGTACCGCAGGGTCTGGCAGTTTCTCGCTACGAATGCTGCATATCGCCCGACTGACATCGCTTGGCGTCGCCAGAGTAACCCCTTGCTCGGTCAGTCGCTGCTGAACCGGACCGTACTCCAGCTTCAAGTGCACAGCGCGACTCAGGGCAAAACGTACCCGCAAGATCAGCCAACGCCCCACTTCGTGCTTGAACAGGCTGTCACGGTAAGCAAAGTTACATTCAGCCAGGCTGAAGTCCCGCAGTTCGCCGGTCTGGCGATCCAGGGCAGTCAGGCCGCAAAACACGTCCTTGATCTCTACACCGTAAGCGCCGATGTTCTGCATCGGTGCCGCCCCGACCGTGCCAGGGATCAGGCTGAGGTTTTCCAGACCGGAAAAACCGTGCTCCAGGGTCCACAGCACAAACGGATGCCAGGTTTCGCCGGCTTCGGCTTCGACCACGACCTGCACGCCATCGTCGTGGAGCACCCGAATACCCTGGGTGGCCATGCGCAGCACCACGGCATCGATGTCCTGGGTCAGCAACAGGTTGCTGCCACCACCAATCACCAGCAATGGCAGTTGTTGCCCAGCTGCATAGGCCAGGGCCTCACGCACGTCGGCGTCACTGTGGGCCTGTGCAAACAACCGGGCGCGCACATCGATGCCAAAGCTGTTGAACGGCTTGAGCGAAACCTGCGCTTGAACGTGCAAGGTCATAACCGCCCCTTCAATTCAATCACCAACAAATCACAGGCGCGCTCGATCAGGTCCAATACCTGTTCGAATCCT is a genomic window of Pseudomonas sp. ADAK18 containing:
- the murB gene encoding UDP-N-acetylmuramate dehydrogenase, yielding MTLHVQAQVSLKPFNSFGIDVRARLFAQAHSDADVREALAYAAGQQLPLLVIGGGSNLLLTQDIDAVVLRMATQGIRVLHDDGVQVVVEAEAGETWHPFVLWTLEHGFSGLENLSLIPGTVGAAPMQNIGAYGVEIKDVFCGLTALDRQTGELRDFSLAECNFAYRDSLFKHEVGRWLILRVRFALSRAVHLKLEYGPVQQRLTEQGVTLATPSDVSRAICSIRSEKLPDPAVLGNAGSFFKNPLVSQVLAAELQGLYPDLVAYPQADGQMKLAAGWLIDKAGWKGFREGDAGVHRLQALVLVNYGGATGLEISNLAQRIQQDIAQRFKVDLEMEPNRY